GATCAAGCCGGACAAGCTTCCCGGCGGCCGCTGGGTGTACGAGGCATTCGCCAACCGCTGGAAGAGCGACCACGGCTCCGTGCTGTGCGCAGGGCTGCGCATTCCCGTCATTCCCGTGAAAGTGGACCGGGAACAGCAGTGGGCGGATTTTACCATCGCCTCACGGGAGGAACGGCGGCAGCCGGAAAAGACAGCCTCCCCAGGCAGAAAGGAGAAGCGCACGCCCGGCCGCAGGCGGCGGAACCGCTGACGGCACACGCCCGCAGGCGGAAACGGCCACATGCGGGCGTTAAATCCGGTTCTCCTTGCAGCAGAATTAAATCTGTATTTTTTCACCAAAATTTTCTTGAAGCAAATTGTACTTTTCATGTATAAAATGGTTGCTGTTTACTTGTGAACCCGACCCCACGCCTATGAACTCAGGACGTTGAACCCGTAAGTAAGCACCATATGAATGCTGAATGCCAAGGTCCGCTCCCGGGTCTGGAGCGGACCTTTTTCCCGGAAGCCTGTCATGGCGGAAACGGGAAGGGGAAATGAGTGTGTCCAACCTGCATGACAGCAATTCAGCATATCCCCGAACGGGCGCCTTTCAATTACGCTGACCTGATTGAATACCGCGAAGGGCAAATCACCAGCCTGGCCCTTGTGCGTTCCAAAGGCGTCAACATGACCATCCTGGCTTTTGACGACGAGCAGCTCCTCCCCACCCACCAGACGCCCGGCCCCGCCCTGGTGCAGATTCTGGACGGGACGGCGTATTTTACCGTGGGCAATGAAGAGGTCAACCTTCCGCAGGGCAAGACTCTCCTGATTCCCGCCGGAGTGCCTCATTCCGTCATTGCGCAGGAACGGTTCAAGATGCTGGTCACCTCCATCCTGCCGCTGGACTGAGCGGAACGCTTTTTCCACGTGCGCACGGGAGGAAAACTCCCGGCTTCTTGTTACAGTTCCCTGACGGTAATTGACGAACGCTGCTCCAGGTTCAGCTCCGGATGGCGCACGGTAATGACGTGCGCTCCCGGTTCCAGCAGCACGGAAGCCTCTTCTCCATACTGCACGACGGTCAGGGTGGGGGATGACCACACCGCCCCCGCCGGCAGGTTGGAGCGCAGTTTGAGCCTGCGTCCCCCGCCGGGCAGTTCCGGATCCAGCGCCAGGCGCGAGCCGTCTGCCGGAACCAGGATGCGGGGAGCCTCCCCGGACCACGCCCGCGGAAGCAGGCAGAAGGTATTCCCCACCGTGCAGGAAGGACTGGTAAACCACTCCGTATAACGGCTGTCCAGATATGCCCGTCCCACGGCATCGTAATCCGCCGGGGAGGCCGGCTGCGGCATCGTTTCCGGGGAAGCCCATTCCTCCCGGACATGGGCTTGCGGCAGATCCAGCCCCTCCGCCCTCTTTCCGGTGCGGGAATCAATGCGGATGCGCACCATGCCGGGAGGGGGACCGGGGAAGGAAGGGGCAAGATTGCGGTGAGCCAGCCTCATGACCCCGGCAAAAATGGGGGCCGCTCCATCCATGCCCCCCACCTGCTTCATGGGGGAGGCGTCAAAATTGCCCACCCAGACGCCAACCGTGATTTCACGGGTGAAGCCCACGCACCAGTTGTCGCGGAAATCGGAGGAAGTGCCCGTCTTGCACGCATACCGGAAGGGAAGGTTCATCAGCTCCCGGTCATGGAACGCCGCCATCCGGGCTTCCCGGTCCGCCAGAATGTCCGCCGCCATGAAGCAGGCTTCCGCAGGCAGTACGGGCCGTTCCGGAACGGAAGCGCCCTGCTCCAGCTTCAGGGGGAGGAAGGAGCCTCCGCGCGCCAGGCACGCATAAGCCCCGGTCAAATCCCGCAAGGTCACCTCCGCATTGCCGATGGCGAGGCCCAGGCCGTAATGCGCGGCGTCTCCCTGGATGCCCCGGATACCCAGGTTTTCCAGCAGTTTCAGTAGCCGTGACGGGCCGCCGAAGGTATCCAGAGCCCTCATGGCCGGGATATTCTGGGAACAGGCCAGGGCCTGCCTGACGGAAACGGGACCCATGTAGGCCCTGTTGTAATTCTGCGGCGCTTCCAGCCCGTGCGCGCTCCGGTACGTGGTGGGAACGTCCGGAAGAACGGTTCCCGGATAGGCCCCCAGGACAAATGCCTGGGCGTACACGAAAGGCTTCAGGGCGGAACCGGGGGAGCGCGGCAGGGAAGTCCCGTCCATCAGCCCCCCCGCCGGATGCTTCCGGTTCGCGGAACCGACCAGGCAAAGAATATTCCCCGTGGCGTTTTCCGCCACAACTACGGCGGCCTGTGTCACATGATGGCCTTTCAAGCGTTCCAGCTCCCTCCTCACGATTTCCAGCGCGCCGCGCTGCAGGGAGGCGTCCAGCGTCGTGCGCACCTCCCCCGTCCGTCCTGCGTGCATCAGGGCGGCTGTTACATGGGGAGCCGCCGGCTGCCGCCCTTCTTCCATTCCGGCGCTGAACAGGGGTTCCTGCAAGGCCCTGTTCACCATGTCCGCCGGGAACATGCCTTCCTCCTCCAGACGCCGCAGAACGCGGTTCCGCCGTTCCAGCGCACGTTCCGGATGCCGGAGGGGGTTCAAGAAGGACGGCCCCTGCGGCAACCCCGCCAGCAGGGCGCATTCCGCCAGGGACAGGCGGGCCATCTCCCGGCCAAAGTAGAAACGCGCCGCCGCGGCGGGCCCCCGGCGCAGATTGCCGTAATCCAGGCGGTTGAAATAGGACTCCAGAATTTCCTCCTTGCTCATGCTCATCTCCATGCGCCGGGCCTGGAAAAACTCCCGGGCCTTGGTCCACAGGTTCCTGCGTGCGGGAGGATTGGCATTCTTGGCGAGCTGCTGGGTGATGGTGGACGCTCCGGACACAACCTCCCCGCCTGCGGCATTCGCCGCCGCGGCGCGGGCCAGAGCCAGGAAATCCGCCCCTCCGTGGCTGAAAAAGCGTTTGTCTTCCGCCGCCAGCGTAGCCTTAAGAAGCATGTCCGGAACCTCCCGGAGCCGGACAGGCTCCGTGTGGTAATAATCCGGTCCCGGCAATGTGGCGATTCTGCCGCCGTCCCTGTCCAGGACCATGGCGCCCCGCTCTTCCGGATGGAGCAGCCCTTCCGGCAGGGGAACCAGCCAGGGCACGGCATACCATGCAAGCAGCCACGCGGCGGCCAGCCCTCCGGCAATCCAAAGAAGGGTTTTCCGTTGAAGGAGCTTTTTGAAAACCGCCCTGTTCATAGATCTGCGCCGCATCATGAAAACACTGCACTTACTTCCCCGCGGAGACGGTCAGTTTCTGGGGAATGCTCAATCCGTAGGTTTCCGGCTTGTACATCAGCTCCGCCTTGGCGGACGGGGCGATAACGGAGCCGGACTTGGTCACCCGCGCCAGGTAGCGCGCCGTAAAGCGGCCTCCCGACCAGGAATCGGCGAAAAAGCGCACCCGGTCCTTCAGGAATTCACGGTGGGAGACCCACCCGCTCCAGTAGAACCAGCGGTTTCCTGCGTCCGCCGTCTCGCTCTCCCGGCCTCCCGGTATCTGGGAAAGCAGCGCCGGATTGACGGCCTCAAAAGCGGAGGGCAGGTAATCCTCCATCACCACATACGTCAGCGGGTCAGCGGACTTGTCCACGTGCAGCGTAATCCTCACCAGGTCCCCCACGGCAAACTCCGCCGCAGGCGTCCAGGTTCCTTCCGGAGAAAGCCTTTCATAAACGCGGGAAACGGCAAAGCCCCTGTTGACGGCGGCTCCGTCCTGCTGCGTTTTGCTGCGTCCGCGGGCCTCCGCCATGCCGTATACCCGGGTTCCCGCTTCCGGAAGGCTGAGCACGGCCTTCTCCCCAACCGCGGTCAGGAACCGGGACGGGGAAGACACGGAGCATATCCCGTCAAACGTCCGGCCGCCGCGGTCCACGCGGAAGGCGGCGGAAAGGGGCGCCTCCTGCAATCCTTCCAGGTATTCCCCCAGCAGAATCACATCCCAGCCGGAAGTCCAGGTGGAATAGGGGGCCCTTCCTCCGAAAGAGCCGGACATCCTGTCCACGATCAGGCGTTCCAGCCTTTCCCGGACAGCCCGGTCACCGGGGGCCTGCGCCATCTCCGCCAGCGCCAGCAGAAGACGGCAGCGGGGCTGTTTCATTTCCTCCCCGGAAACATTCATCAGGCTCCGGGCCTGCTCCTTTGCCTCCGCACGGGAAGAGAGGGCCGCCGCCAGGGCCAGGTACAGGCGGTCTTCCGCCCTCAATTCAGCGGCATGGTCCAGCAGGCGGTTGAGCAGGGACGCGGGCATGAGCCCCGCTCTGGCCAGCACCCATGCCCCCAGGAGCCCCTCCCGCGGGCGGGCGGACAGGGAACGCCCCAGATAGGTGTACAGCTTGTTGAGGCCCTGTTCCGGAATGTAAACCCCCTGCTCCCGCGCCAGGGTCAGCACCAGAGCGGCATACGCGCAGTACTCGCTCACCTCCGTGCCACCCTGCCAGTAGGACAGGCCGCCGGAAGAAAGCTGGTTTTTCATGATTTTGTAAACGCCGCTCCGGAGGGCCCTGGAACGGTCCTCCGGCGATTTTCCCTTGAAACCGGGGAGATATTTGGCCAGGAGCGGTTCATAAATCCAGGGCAGCGTGGAGGAGGAAAGCTGTTCCAGGCATCCGTACGGATAACGCAGCAGGTAATTCACGCTGCCGTCCGCATACAGCAGGGGGGACGTGCCCAGCGTCACCCGGATGGGGGTGCCTTTCAGGAAGGGAGTCGCCAGCAACCCCGGCAGATCCAGCGTCCGGCCGGAGGAAAGCGAGAAGCAGCGCAGCTCCCTCAGCTCCGGGAAGGGAGGCACCACCTCAAACGTGTGCTCCACGGAATCCTTCAGCAAGGAATAAACGCCGGAGGAATAAGGCGTGCCGCTGCCGTCTGCGGCGCGGATTTCCCAGGTCAGCCGGGCTTCCCCCGGCTGCGTGAATTTTACGTTGAACACCAGCGTTTTCGGCTGGTTCCCGTTCAAAGTCAGCGTCTGGACGGGCTGGGGCACGGAAGCCGCAGCGGTCCCGGATTTCAGCGTGACCACCCACGGGCCCTTCCTGTCACCCGTCTGGCTGACCGTCACCGGAATGTCCAGGGAATCACCCTCCGTTGCGGTAAAGGGGGGAGCGGGTTCCAGCATCACGGGCTTGTTTACCACATAGGCGCTTTCCCCGGTTCCGAAATCGGCAGCTCCCGCCAGGGCGACCGCCATCACCCGGTAGCGGGTCAGCGTATCCGGATTCCTGTACTCGGCCTTGAAACGGCCCTCCCCGTCCGTACGGAGGGAGGCCAGCCACACGGCGCACGGGTTGAAATTCTTCCTTAAATCCAGGTTCTCCGGCGCTTTGCGGGAGCCGTCCGAGGAATCTCCGCCGCCGATGAAAACTCCTTTGTTGTCCGTGGAGCGGCCACCCCAGTCTTCATCCAGAATTTGTTCCAGCGTCGTCCACGTGCCCACGGACAGGGGGCGGTCCGCATAGAAGTACCGGATGGGACGGGGAGTCTGGTACCCGATGACCTGTAAGGTGCCTTCATCCTCCGCAAACAGGCATACCTCCGCATTCCGCACCGGCCTGCCGGAATAATCCGTCACCACGCCGCTGACCACGGCGGGGGAACCGGGCCGGGACATCCCGGCGGGGGGAAACACCTTTACATTCAGGGTATGCTGGACAGGCTGAACCTTCAGCGCGGCATATCCCAGCTTCAACTGGGGATTGCGGACCTTGCGGCTGCTCAGGTCCGCCCCCTTCACCAGGAAAACGGAAACATAGACATTCGGCGCGTCCGCCTCTTCCAGAGGCACCTCAATCACGGGATTGTCCAGCGTCAGCTTTCTGGCAAAACTCCGAAGCACCTTTTCCCGCTCCACTGTCACCATCACCTCCCCCTCAATGGGCGTCTGGATCAAGAGACGGGCCGTCTCTCCCGGCTTGTACAACTGCTTGTCAGGGATGATCTTCACCTTCAGGCCGTCATGGTACTCCCACGGGGAAACGTCGCTGCCGTAAACCCAGTACTTTACGGCAGTGCGGAATTCCCGTCCTTCCGCGTCCCTGCCGGAAAAAGCCACCTCGTAAATACCGTCCTGCGGGGTGGGAACGGAGACGGCTTTTCCTCCCGTACGGACATCCGCGGAATCCGCCGGGGCAAGCGTCAGGGCCTTTTCCAGCACCGTGCTCCTTACCTCGTCATTGCGCACGGTGGTGGCATCTCCGCTCTCGTAGCGCGCGGGACGGAAAGCGGTGCGCGTCACGGTCATGTTGAGATCAAGGCCGCTGCCCGCATAGGGCTTGCCGTCCAGCCCCAGGGCAATCAGGCGCAAATCCAGGGGCGTTCCCTGGCGGCAGATGGAAGAACTGTTCTTCACGCCCACAAACACGGAAGCCGGATTCCAGACGGCGCCTCGGGAAACCTTGACCAACTGCTCATTCCCGTTTACCACGGAAGCCTGGAGGGACAGCCTCCTGACCCGCGGGAAGGACTGCCCGTCCAGGGAGAACTCCACGGTATTCCTGCCTTCCCCGTCCAGCACGGAGGACTGCTGCTTCATGTGGGAGGAGGAACGGCTGCTGGAATAACCGTAATAGGCCTCCCAGTAGCCCCCATCGTCATCACGGTAATCCCCGAAACGGTAATCCTTGTATCCGGCAGGATAAAAGTTGGAGGAAGTACTGCGCAGGGACCAGTTCACCTTGCCGCCTGAAACAGGCGTGCCGGTAAAATTCGTGGCCTTCACATCCGCCTTCAGGAGATGAGCGCCGGGCTTCAATTCATGAATCTTCTCCTCCACTTCAAACTCGTTCCGCTTGAACTCGGCTACTTCCACCTCATACCGGAACTCCCGGTTATTCTTGTCAAACTCCTTCCGGTAATACTTCTTGTAATCGTATTCGTCGGAGGAATCATCCTCTGCCCCTTCTTTTTCCTCTTCCGCGGAATCCCCTTTCAGCCGCAGGCTGGCAAGGACGCTGTAAGTTCCCGTCTCTTCCCCGGGAAACGTGAAATCCAGGTCAAAGGTTCCCGCATCGGACAACTTCACCTGCTTGACGGCTACTTCCCGGTCCCGTCCGTCCCTGACCGTCAGCTTGACCTCCTCCACGGGAGCGAGGCCCAGCCTGTTGTCCAGCAGGGAGCGCACGATTCCCTTCAAATGCATGGTCTCCGCCGGGCGGTACAGGTTCCTGTCCGAAAACATGAACACCCTCGTTTCCGCGGTAGTGGCGGGATTCAGCCCCAGGGCTTCCCATTCGTAGGGCAGCGTCTTCACGCCAAAGGACCACATCCTCACCTGCCCCGGCCAATCCTCCAGGGGGCTCAGGTAACTGTCCACCCCGGACAGGACGCGAACATAGGCGGCCTTTCCGTTCATCCCGGCCATGGGCAAAATCACGGAACCGTGCTCCACGGGAACGGAAGCCAGAACGGAGCCGTTCGCATCCAGCAATTGGACCTGCGCTTTTTCCACCGCTTTTCCGGTGGAAAGGGAATACACGTAAGCAAACATGGTATCCGCCGTCTTTTTATGCAGAACGCCCAAATCCGTCACCTGCACGACGGCCTGCGCGGCGTAGGATGCCTCCTTTCCGTCGAACTTCCTTCTGCCTCCGTTTTCCGACGGCACGCCAAACAGCCTGTACGCCTCCAGCACCGGATCACTGACACGGCCTTCCACCTCAATGAAATACATGCCTGGCTCCACGGCTCCGCCAAACAGGCCGTCCAGGCTGATGGCCGCTTCCGTTTTGCCGCGCACGTCCAGTATCAGCGCGCCCGTCTTATCCGCCGCAAGAAGCTCCGCAGGCAGAAAATGCCTTTGGTCGCGGTCCGTCACGGTACGGGAAAGGGGCGCGGACTGGTCCCGTTCATAAATCTTCCGGTAGGCCGCCAGCGTCTGGTGCCGGTGGCCGTCCCTGATCCGGTAGCCGCGCACCGTCAAATCCTTCAAATTGCTCACGGAAGCTTTCAACTTGCGGGATCCGGCGTACATGACGCCGTTGTTGCCCGCATCCAGATACAGGCACGGATCCTCCGGCTCCACTTCCACGGAACCTTCCGCATTCTTTCGCGCCAATTCCTGATCATCCACGGACCGGACGCCCTTCAGCCTCCATTGCAGTTTAAAAACGGCCTCGTCTGCGCTCACCAGAAAAGGCAGGGACGTATACCACTGGGGCCGGGCATGCTTCATCTCCGCCAGCCGTTCCCTGTCCAGGCGGATTGCTATTTTCCCGGCCGTCTCCGCATCCTCTCCGTCAAGGGATGTGGTAAAGCCTCCCTCCTGATCACCGTAAGCCATCGGCTTCCCGCCGCCCTCCACGAAAAACTCCACATGGTCCCGGCAGAACCGTTCCAAATCCTCAATCAGGACAGGGAGAGTCCATTCCAGAGTAAACCGGCCTCCGTTCCCGGAAAACGCATGGTAATAACCGGAGGCGGAAAAACGGGGCACGGCCCCCAGTTTGATTTCTTCCCATCCGGTTTTCTGCCCTCCTCCCCGGGAGGACAGGAAGGAAGCGTCCAAACTGACCAGGCAATAATTCCTGCCATACCGGAACATTCCTTCCGGCTGAATGACATACACGCCGGGAACAACCATGCCGTCCGGACGGCCTCTGAACCTTCCCTCCCCTGCAATATTTCTCACACGGTAGGATTTGGCGTCTCTCACCTCCTTCAACGTCGCAGGCCTTAGCCGGAACCCCGCATCGTACCCCGCGGCTCCCGCCTTGAGCTGCTTCATAAAATCTGCGGACCTCAACTGCTCTTCATCTGAAACGCCGGCAAAACGGAGGTTCTTTTCCAATGCCTCCTTCCATGAGCAATAACCGGGAAGCATCAGGAACCCCTTGCCGTCGCGATACAAGCCATTCGCAGGATTGCCCCTGTCCAGAACTGCGTCGGGAATCACCAGGAAAAAACTCTCCCACGGGTAAACTTCACTGCCCTGCCAGCCCCTGTCCATGGAAGACAGGAAGAAATTCCAGGTCGTGCGCCCCGTCAGACGCAGCGGAACGGACGGCACCAGGGAACCGTCCAGAAAACGGACATTCTCCGCCGGTTTCCATAGATAGGTGGACCGGAAGGGAACCTCCTCCAGCGGAACGCACTCCAGCACGTTGGGAGTAATCCATTTGGAAGAAAACTTCAAGGAAGGAGGAACGAACATCAGCTTCGCGCCTTCCGGCATGGCCGTCCCGGCGCCGTTGCCCAGCGCCAGTTCCACCGGTTTCTTCTCCGGGGAAAAGGACATCAGTTCCGGGTCCGCCGGTTTTCCCACCTCGGAAGCGGGCACCACGGCCTTGTCAAACACCAGTTGAAACGGCTTCCCTTTTTCCAGATGGGACGGAGAGGAAGACGGATAGCGCACCGTAGTGTCGGCAATGGATGGAAAAATACCGCAAATTCCTAAGAAGCAGCCAATAGCAAAAGAACAGGTTTTCATGGGAGGAGGGTAATTCTATGTACCCATCTTCTCCTCTTTTTGAGTCTTCAACACAAGCAGAAAATCCGCAAGCGGCAAAAAATAGAGATAAAAGTCGTTACCACTTGATGAAGTTTTTTTTGTACCTTGAATAATGTTCTATAAAAACTCCTTTCTTATGCTCACTAGGATGGTAGTGCGGTCATGAATCCAACCGGTAATTTTTAAATGCAATAACTCCAGTGGAACGCGGGAAACTTGGTTCATCAGAGAAAAATCTCCTTTACCTTTTGCTAGTATTTCTCTTCCTGCACGCTGTCTTTTACCCTGGCAATGGGTAAATTTTGGAAATATGGCAAAGAAATACGTGCCACCGGAGAAGAATCCCCTCCCTTTTTCCACGTTGCCATCCGCCTCAAAAACTCACCAAATATCATAACGTTCCCGGCGTGTTTACTTTGCTGGTTTTTGATTCATGGTAGTCGCAACTATTTCATAATTCTTAATTTAATACCATGAACAACACTTTCAACATCGGCGCCATGGACACCGTCTATCCCTTCATTCCCATGTACCCCAACGGGCAGCCCCAGGGCGACTTCCTGGTCAACGGCCTCTCCGCTCCTGTCCTTATCCCCAAACGAACTGCTTCCTCCCCCACCCGTCACGAATGGTTCGGGTACCTCAAGGTCATGGCTCCCGCCACCTGTTTTCTCCACCTCCACGCCCACTCTTCCATCTCCCTTTCCATTCCCGCCAAGGATATGGAACTCTCCACGGAGCCGGGCTCTTCCACGCCTCTCCGCCGCCAGATCCAGTTTGAACAGGGATACTACTGGTGCCATATCGTCCACCAACACCAGCCTGCCGCGGAGGACCAACAGGAGTTCTGCATTGCCCTGGTAAGCGACAAGGAAGGAGAGCCCGACCTGGACTATTACCTGCTGGCGGAAAACACGCCTGCCGGCAAGGAAGGAGAAACCGTCCTGACTCTGGTCAACCTGTACCAGGAGGTGGAAGAAGGAGATTCGTCGAGCAGTTCGGCAGGGGGAGGAGATTCGTTTGAGTTTGATCCCAAGCCCAGCAGCAGCTCGAGTTCTTCTGCCCGCAGTTCGAGCTCTTCCCCCTCCGACAGTGCGTCTGCCAGCTCGCTGCAGAGTTCGTCGGCTCCGGAGCCGGCGGATTCGTCGAGCGGCGCGCCGCCTTCTTCTTCCAGGTCGCCGTCTTCCAGCAGGTCGAGTTCTTCCTCGTCATCTTCTTCCAGCAGCTGGTCGTCTTCCAGTTTCCACAGCAGTTCCTTGCCGCCCCAGGAGCCGGATTCTTCCAGCAGCGCTCCGTCTTCCAGCTCCTCCTCGAGCAGTTCGAGTTCATCGTCTTCTTCCAGCTCGTCTTCCAGCAGCAGCTCTTCGTCATCAAGTTCTTCGAGCTCAAGCTCATCTTCCAGCAGCAGTTCAAGTTCCCTTTCCTCTTCTTCCAGCGAGCCGGACCAGGAAGAGGAACCCTGCCCCTGTGAATGTGAGTGCAATGAGGAAGGGGACGAACACTGTGTCCAGACACAGCCCACTCCGGGGGATCCCGAGGGAGAGCAGGATTGCCAGGGCAACGCCTGCATCAACCCTTCCTCCCCGGCAGGACCCACGCCTCCGGCTCCCGCCAAGTTCATCAGGACGGCACGCTCTGCCACCACTAATGCCCCGGCTTCCAGCGGCTTTTCCATGCGCTACAACCACCCCATGGCCTGGAGCGCTTCCTTCTCGGCTGACGAGCGCCGCGTCACCGTCAAGCGCCCCTCCGGAAGCCATCTCTATTTCAAAGCTAACGAGGGAAGCAGCGATGCTTCTCCCATCGGCTCTTCCAGGAAGGTCAACTACCGTGTGAGGCTTCTCAACGAAGATCTTACTCCCAACCTCCAGGGTACTCCCGCCTTCATGGACATGGTTCTTCCCGGCGGCATGGTCCTGCGCTTCTCGGCAGCCACCGGAGAGGTCGTGTCGGTCACCAGCTCTTCGGGCCATGTGATCTCTGCCGAGGAGTACTTCAGCAAGGTCCAGGTCACTTACCATCAAAACGGCTCCCTTGCCAGCGTTTATTCCCGCGCCCAGGGGTTGATGAGAAGCATTCCCGAAGGCGACAGGCTCACCCTGGAGTGGTATGCTCCCGGCAAGACCATCCCAGACGGGGAAGGCGGATTCACCGTTACCGGAGAGCCCTACAAAACGGCCGTCTATGAAACCTCGCTTGAAAACGGAGTCAAGGTCACCCATATCACCAACCGGCGCGCCGGTCAGGAGCCGCATTTCATCGAACGCCGCGAAGAAGGCAACAAGGTGACCATCGTCAAGGGGGAGGGAGAGGAGCGCATCGTTCGCACCATTGAACGCAACGCCCTGCCCGATTCCAAGTGGGAGCGCCTTGAAACTATTCAGGGCATCAACGAGGAAACACCCTCCTCCTGTACCCGGACAGTGAAGAAGTATACCGACGGCGGCTGGCTGACCATCAGCCGGACGGAGGGATACAAGACCTCTCTGGCCCAGACCACCCTCTATACCTACAACGACCAGTTCCGGGTGTCCCTGGAACTCAAACCCAATGGCGGCTATACGCGCTACGAGTACGATGACCAGGGCAAAACCGTGCTCTCCGCTGCTCCCTGGGCCGGAGGCGGGGAGAGAGGGACCCGAACCACTTACGCCGACCTGCGCTTCAATGACTTCAGACCCGCTACGGAAACTGAAGTAATCATTGCCGAGGATGGGACGGAAACGGCGCTTCTCAAACGCACTTACACCTATGAAGACAGCCCGCAGGTGAACCGCACCACGGTCACGGAAACCGCCCTGGGTTCCGACCAGGTTCATACGAGTGTAGAAGAGACTTATGGGGAAGGAGCCGAATATCCCTACGCCCGGGGCAGGCAAAAGATGAGCCAGAGTATTGACGGGGTGCAAACCGTTTATACTTACGAAGCCGCCGCGGAATACGGGGCTCTCCACAAGGTGACGGAGACTGTGCAGGC
This portion of the Akkermansia massiliensis genome encodes:
- a CDS encoding cupin domain-containing protein, with the translated sequence MTAIQHIPERAPFNYADLIEYREGQITSLALVRSKGVNMTILAFDDEQLLPTHQTPGPALVQILDGTAYFTVGNEEVNLPQGKTLLIPAGVPHSVIAQERFKMLVTSILPLD
- a CDS encoding transglycosylase domain-containing protein; the encoded protein is MNRAVFKKLLQRKTLLWIAGGLAAAWLLAWYAVPWLVPLPEGLLHPEERGAMVLDRDGGRIATLPGPDYYHTEPVRLREVPDMLLKATLAAEDKRFFSHGGADFLALARAAAANAAGGEVVSGASTITQQLAKNANPPARRNLWTKAREFFQARRMEMSMSKEEILESYFNRLDYGNLRRGPAAAARFYFGREMARLSLAECALLAGLPQGPSFLNPLRHPERALERRNRVLRRLEEEGMFPADMVNRALQEPLFSAGMEEGRQPAAPHVTAALMHAGRTGEVRTTLDASLQRGALEIVRRELERLKGHHVTQAAVVVAENATGNILCLVGSANRKHPAGGLMDGTSLPRSPGSALKPFVYAQAFVLGAYPGTVLPDVPTTYRSAHGLEAPQNYNRAYMGPVSVRQALACSQNIPAMRALDTFGGPSRLLKLLENLGIRGIQGDAAHYGLGLAIGNAEVTLRDLTGAYACLARGGSFLPLKLEQGASVPERPVLPAEACFMAADILADREARMAAFHDRELMNLPFRYACKTGTSSDFRDNWCVGFTREITVGVWVGNFDASPMKQVGGMDGAAPIFAGVMRLAHRNLAPSFPGPPPGMVRIRIDSRTGKRAEGLDLPQAHVREEWASPETMPQPASPADYDAVGRAYLDSRYTEWFTSPSCTVGNTFCLLPRAWSGEAPRILVPADGSRLALDPELPGGGRRLKLRSNLPAGAVWSSPTLTVVQYGEEASVLLEPGAHVITVRHPELNLEQRSSITVREL
- a CDS encoding alpha-2-macroglobulin family protein: MKTCSFAIGCFLGICGIFPSIADTTVRYPSSSPSHLEKGKPFQLVFDKAVVPASEVGKPADPELMSFSPEKKPVELALGNGAGTAMPEGAKLMFVPPSLKFSSKWITPNVLECVPLEEVPFRSTYLWKPAENVRFLDGSLVPSVPLRLTGRTTWNFFLSSMDRGWQGSEVYPWESFFLVIPDAVLDRGNPANGLYRDGKGFLMLPGYCSWKEALEKNLRFAGVSDEEQLRSADFMKQLKAGAAGYDAGFRLRPATLKEVRDAKSYRVRNIAGEGRFRGRPDGMVVPGVYVIQPEGMFRYGRNYCLVSLDASFLSSRGGGQKTGWEEIKLGAVPRFSASGYYHAFSGNGGRFTLEWTLPVLIEDLERFCRDHVEFFVEGGGKPMAYGDQEGGFTTSLDGEDAETAGKIAIRLDRERLAEMKHARPQWYTSLPFLVSADEAVFKLQWRLKGVRSVDDQELARKNAEGSVEVEPEDPCLYLDAGNNGVMYAGSRKLKASVSNLKDLTVRGYRIRDGHRHQTLAAYRKIYERDQSAPLSRTVTDRDQRHFLPAELLAADKTGALILDVRGKTEAAISLDGLFGGAVEPGMYFIEVEGRVSDPVLEAYRLFGVPSENGGRRKFDGKEASYAAQAVVQVTDLGVLHKKTADTMFAYVYSLSTGKAVEKAQVQLLDANGSVLASVPVEHGSVILPMAGMNGKAAYVRVLSGVDSYLSPLEDWPGQVRMWSFGVKTLPYEWEALGLNPATTAETRVFMFSDRNLYRPAETMHLKGIVRSLLDNRLGLAPVEEVKLTVRDGRDREVAVKQVKLSDAGTFDLDFTFPGEETGTYSVLASLRLKGDSAEEEKEGAEDDSSDEYDYKKYYRKEFDKNNREFRYEVEVAEFKRNEFEVEEKIHELKPGAHLLKADVKATNFTGTPVSGGKVNWSLRSTSSNFYPAGYKDYRFGDYRDDDGGYWEAYYGYSSSRSSSHMKQQSSVLDGEGRNTVEFSLDGQSFPRVRRLSLQASVVNGNEQLVKVSRGAVWNPASVFVGVKNSSSICRQGTPLDLRLIALGLDGKPYAGSGLDLNMTVTRTAFRPARYESGDATTVRNDEVRSTVLEKALTLAPADSADVRTGGKAVSVPTPQDGIYEVAFSGRDAEGREFRTAVKYWVYGSDVSPWEYHDGLKVKIIPDKQLYKPGETARLLIQTPIEGEVMVTVEREKVLRSFARKLTLDNPVIEVPLEEADAPNVYVSVFLVKGADLSSRKVRNPQLKLGYAALKVQPVQHTLNVKVFPPAGMSRPGSPAVVSGVVTDYSGRPVRNAEVCLFAEDEGTLQVIGYQTPRPIRYFYADRPLSVGTWTTLEQILDEDWGGRSTDNKGVFIGGGDSSDGSRKAPENLDLRKNFNPCAVWLASLRTDGEGRFKAEYRNPDTLTRYRVMAVALAGAADFGTGESAYVVNKPVMLEPAPPFTATEGDSLDIPVTVSQTGDRKGPWVVTLKSGTAAASVPQPVQTLTLNGNQPKTLVFNVKFTQPGEARLTWEIRAADGSGTPYSSGVYSLLKDSVEHTFEVVPPFPELRELRCFSLSSGRTLDLPGLLATPFLKGTPIRVTLGTSPLLYADGSVNYLLRYPYGCLEQLSSSTLPWIYEPLLAKYLPGFKGKSPEDRSRALRSGVYKIMKNQLSSGGLSYWQGGTEVSEYCAYAALVLTLAREQGVYIPEQGLNKLYTYLGRSLSARPREGLLGAWVLARAGLMPASLLNRLLDHAAELRAEDRLYLALAAALSSRAEAKEQARSLMNVSGEEMKQPRCRLLLALAEMAQAPGDRAVRERLERLIVDRMSGSFGGRAPYSTWTSGWDVILLGEYLEGLQEAPLSAAFRVDRGGRTFDGICSVSSPSRFLTAVGEKAVLSLPEAGTRVYGMAEARGRSKTQQDGAAVNRGFAVSRVYERLSPEGTWTPAAEFAVGDLVRITLHVDKSADPLTYVVMEDYLPSAFEAVNPALLSQIPGGRESETADAGNRWFYWSGWVSHREFLKDRVRFFADSWSGGRFTARYLARVTKSGSVIAPSAKAELMYKPETYGLSIPQKLTVSAGK